A genome region from Methylohalobius crimeensis 10Ki includes the following:
- the uvrA gene encoding excinuclease ABC subunit UvrA — MDTIQIQGARTHNLKNISLELPRDKLIVITGLSGSGKSSLAFDTLYAEGQRRYVESLSAYARQFLSMMEKPDVDHIEGLSPAISIEQKSTSHNPRSTVGTVTEIHDYLRLLFARAGTPRCPEHRLPLEAQTVSQMVDTILNLDAGSRWMLLAPVVRERKGEYVQLLNELRGQGFIRARIDGEVYELDDPPTLDLRKKHTIEVVVDRFRIREDLGARLAESLETALNMTGGSVMVANLDDPEQAFTFSNQYACPECGYALEELEPRIFSFNNPKGACPTCDGLGVRQYFDPQRVVQNPKLSLAGGAVRGWDRRNAYYYALVRSLADHYGFDPETPFARLPESIRKIILYGSGSEVIAFRYFGGRGVRRHPFEGVLPIMERRYRETDSNVVREELAKYLSTKPCPECQGTRLNRAARNVFVAESSLPELTGLSIRACLDFFARLDLPGRRGQVAERIVKEIRARLQFLVNVGLDYLSLDRSADTLSGGEAQRIRLASQIGAGLVGVMYVLDEPSIGLHQRDNQRLLDTLLRLRDLGNTVIVVEHDEDAILTADHVLDIGPGAGVHGGEVVAQGAPAKIVADPASLTGLYLAGKERIEVPAEPTPPDPERQLVVRGARGNNLQAVDAAFPVGLFTCVTGVSGSGKSTLVNDTLHRFAARMLNGAATNAAPCDDVEGLEHLDKVVDIDQSPIGRTPRSNPATYTGLFTPIRELFAATPESRARGYTPGRFSFNVKGGRCEACKGDGVIKVEMHFLPDIYVHCDVCKGKRYNRETLEIHYKGKNIHEVLEMTVEEALAFYDAVPVIARKLRTLMDVGLSYLTLGQNAVTLSGGEAQRVKLARELSKRDTGRTLYILDEPTTGLHFHDIRQLLTVLHRLRDHGNTVIVIEHNLDVIKTCDWIVDLGPEGGSGGGRIVAEGTPAQVVACSESHTGRYLRPKLKSPSLPERKRLAGSGGV; from the coding sequence ATGGATACCATCCAAATCCAGGGTGCCCGCACCCATAATCTGAAAAATATCAGCCTGGAATTGCCCCGCGACAAGCTGATCGTGATCACCGGGCTGTCCGGCTCCGGCAAGTCGTCCCTGGCCTTCGACACCTTGTATGCCGAAGGCCAACGGCGCTATGTGGAGTCGCTTTCGGCGTATGCGCGCCAGTTTCTGTCGATGATGGAAAAGCCCGACGTGGACCACATCGAGGGATTGTCGCCGGCGATTTCCATCGAGCAGAAATCCACCTCCCACAACCCGCGCTCCACGGTGGGCACGGTGACTGAAATTCACGATTACTTGCGCCTTCTGTTCGCCCGCGCCGGGACTCCCCGATGCCCCGAGCATCGGCTTCCCCTGGAAGCCCAGACCGTCAGCCAGATGGTGGATACGATTCTGAATCTGGATGCCGGCAGCCGCTGGATGCTGCTGGCGCCGGTGGTGCGGGAGCGCAAGGGAGAATACGTCCAGCTTTTGAACGAACTCAGAGGGCAGGGCTTCATCCGCGCCCGCATCGACGGGGAAGTGTACGAGTTGGACGATCCGCCCACGCTCGATCTGCGCAAGAAGCACACCATCGAGGTGGTGGTGGACCGGTTTCGGATTCGCGAGGATCTGGGAGCGCGATTGGCCGAATCCTTGGAAACCGCCCTCAATATGACCGGCGGATCGGTCATGGTGGCCAATTTGGACGATCCCGAACAAGCGTTCACTTTTTCCAATCAATACGCCTGTCCCGAATGCGGCTACGCCTTGGAGGAGCTGGAACCGCGAATCTTCTCCTTCAATAATCCCAAGGGGGCGTGCCCCACTTGCGACGGGCTCGGGGTCAGGCAGTATTTCGACCCCCAGCGGGTGGTGCAAAACCCCAAGCTGAGCCTGGCGGGCGGCGCGGTACGCGGTTGGGACCGGCGCAACGCCTATTATTACGCCCTGGTCCGATCGCTTGCCGATCACTACGGTTTCGACCCGGAAACGCCGTTTGCCCGATTGCCCGAGTCGATCCGCAAAATCATTCTTTACGGCAGCGGTTCGGAAGTGATCGCGTTTCGATATTTCGGCGGTCGGGGTGTGCGTCGGCATCCGTTCGAAGGCGTTTTACCGATCATGGAGCGGCGCTACCGGGAGACCGACTCCAACGTGGTGCGGGAGGAGTTGGCCAAGTATCTGTCCACCAAGCCTTGTCCGGAATGCCAAGGCACCCGCCTCAACCGGGCCGCCCGCAACGTGTTCGTGGCCGAGTCTTCTCTGCCCGAGTTGACCGGATTGTCGATCCGGGCGTGCCTGGACTTCTTCGCGCGCTTGGATTTGCCCGGTCGGCGCGGCCAAGTGGCGGAAAGGATCGTCAAGGAAATTCGTGCCCGTCTCCAGTTCCTGGTTAACGTGGGCCTCGACTATCTCAGCCTCGACCGCAGCGCCGACACCCTTTCCGGGGGCGAAGCCCAGCGCATCCGTCTGGCCAGTCAGATCGGCGCCGGTCTGGTGGGGGTGATGTATGTGCTGGACGAACCTTCCATCGGCCTTCACCAGCGTGACAATCAACGCCTGCTGGATACCCTGCTGCGTCTCAGGGATTTGGGCAACACGGTGATCGTGGTGGAACACGACGAGGATGCCATTCTGACCGCCGACCATGTGCTGGATATCGGTCCCGGCGCGGGGGTCCACGGCGGCGAGGTGGTGGCCCAGGGAGCGCCGGCGAAGATCGTCGCCGACCCCGCTTCCCTGACCGGACTTTATTTGGCGGGCAAGGAAAGGATCGAGGTGCCGGCCGAACCGACGCCTCCCGATCCGGAACGGCAGTTGGTGGTGCGCGGCGCCCGAGGGAACAATCTGCAAGCCGTCGACGCGGCTTTCCCCGTCGGCCTTTTTACCTGCGTCACCGGCGTTTCCGGTTCCGGCAAGTCCACCTTGGTGAACGATACCCTGCACCGGTTCGCCGCGCGGATGCTGAACGGCGCCGCCACCAACGCCGCGCCTTGCGACGATGTGGAAGGACTGGAGCATTTGGACAAGGTGGTGGACATCGACCAGAGCCCCATCGGCCGCACGCCCCGATCCAATCCGGCCACCTATACCGGGCTCTTCACCCCGATCCGGGAATTGTTCGCCGCCACCCCCGAGTCGCGCGCGCGCGGTTACACCCCCGGCCGCTTCAGCTTCAATGTCAAGGGGGGGCGCTGCGAGGCGTGCAAGGGCGACGGAGTGATCAAGGTGGAAATGCATTTTCTGCCCGATATCTACGTCCATTGCGACGTCTGCAAGGGCAAGCGCTACAATCGCGAGACGCTGGAGATCCATTACAAGGGCAAGAACATCCACGAAGTGCTGGAGATGACCGTGGAGGAAGCCTTGGCCTTTTACGACGCGGTGCCGGTGATCGCCCGCAAGCTCCGGACCTTGATGGATGTGGGCTTGTCCTATCTCACCCTGGGCCAGAACGCCGTCACCCTGTCCGGCGGGGAGGCCCAGCGGGTCAAATTGGCGCGCGAATTGTCCAAGCGCGATACCGGCCGCACCTTGTATATTCTGGACGAGCCCACCACAGGGCTGCATTTTCACGATATCCGCCAGCTTTTGACCGTGCTGCACCGCCTGCGCGACCACGGCAACACGGTCATCGTCATCGAGCACAACCTGGATGTGATCAAGACCTGCGATTGGATCGTGGATTTGGGGCCGGAAGGCGGTTCCGGCGGCGGTCGGATCGTCGCCGAGGGTACGCCGGCGCAGGTGGTTGCATGCTCCGAATCGCAT